From the genome of Alphaproteobacteria bacterium, one region includes:
- a CDS encoding COQ9 family protein has translation MSTDEPTANPLKDKVLDAVLAHVPFDGWTRAAIDSAVRAGAITRDEATLAFPGGMIDMIAWHSLRADRLLVEEMERRDVASLKVRERVTLGVRMRLEQNVVHREAIRRALAMLALPFNGLLASRLLYRTVDAIWYAAGDTATDFNFYTKRALLAGVYSSTLLFWLNDRSEGFSATWAFLDRRVEDVMRIEKLKSRMREFGTRATSSARPAG, from the coding sequence ATGAGCACCGACGAGCCGACCGCTAACCCCTTGAAAGACAAGGTTCTTGACGCCGTGCTCGCGCACGTGCCGTTCGACGGCTGGACGCGCGCGGCGATCGACAGCGCCGTGCGGGCGGGCGCGATCACCCGCGACGAGGCCACTTTGGCCTTTCCCGGGGGGATGATCGACATGATCGCCTGGCACAGCCTCAGGGCCGACCGGCTGCTGGTCGAGGAGATGGAGCGGCGCGACGTCGCCAGCCTGAAGGTGCGCGAGCGGGTGACCCTGGGCGTGCGTATGCGGCTTGAGCAGAACGTCGTGCATCGCGAGGCGATCCGGCGCGCGCTGGCGATGCTGGCCCTGCCGTTCAACGGCCTGCTGGCGAGCAGGCTGCTGTATCGCACGGTCGACGCCATCTGGTACGCCGCCGGCGACACCGCGACGGACTTCAACTTCTACACCAAGCGCGCGCTGCTGGCGGGCGTCTACTCCTCGACCCTGCTGTTCTGGCTCAACGATCGCAGCGAGGGCTTCTCCGCCACCTGGGCGTTCCTCGACCGGCGCGTCGAGGACGTGATGCGCATCGAGAAGCTGAAGAGCCGCATGCGCGAGTTCGG